The Helianthus annuus cultivar XRQ/B chromosome 16, HanXRQr2.0-SUNRISE, whole genome shotgun sequence genome includes a window with the following:
- the LOC110915791 gene encoding homoserine kinase, which produces MLTQNLIYASTSTSTCNTLSLSLYNSTMAICHHHHHHHTFHTHHAFPPTTTPTPHLHLRLPSSFRCNLSVTSPPKLEPEPVYTSVKSFAPATVANLGPGFDFLGCAVDGIGDFVTLKVDPQTPPGEISISDITGTGNSAKKLSKNPNWNCAGIAAISVMKMLNIRSVGLSLELEKGLPLGSGLGSSAASAAAAAVAVNELFGGKLPASELVLAGLESEAKVSGYHADNIAPAIMGGFVLVRSYDPLELISLKFPNDKNLCFVLVNPEFEAPTKKMRAALPTEISMSQHIWNSSQAGALVAAVLQGDLVGLGKALSNDKIVEPKRAPLIPGMEEVKRAALEAGAFGCTISGAGPTAVAIVDDEEKGRVIGEKMVEAFMVGGNLKAQAMVKKLDRVGARLVSSSSR; this is translated from the coding sequence ATGTTGACCCAAAACCTCATCTACGCCTCCACTTCCACTTCCACCTgcaacactctctctctctctctctacaactcAACAATGGCaatctgccaccaccaccaccaccaccacacattCCACACCCACCACGCCttcccacccaccaccacccccaccccccacctcCACCTCCGTCTACCCTCATCTTTCCGCTGCAACCTCTCGGTCACTTCACCCCCGAAACTTGAACCCGAACCCGTTTACACCTCTGTCAAATCCTTCGCCCCAGCCACCGTAGCCAACCTGGGTCCCGGCTTCGACTTTCTAGGCTGCGCCGTTGACGGAATCGGAGACTTCGTCACCCTCAAAGTCGACCCGCAAACCCCACCTGGCGAAATCTCAATCTCCGACATCACCGGAACAGGTAACTCCGCTAAAAAATTAAGCAAAAACCCTAACTGGAATTGTGCCGGAATAGCCGCCATTTCTGTTATGAAGATGCTCAATATTAGATCTGTGGGTCTGTCTTTAGAACTAGAAAAAGGGTTACCGTTGGGTAGTGGTTTAGGGTCTAGCGCCGCCAGTGCAGCCGCTGCAGCCGTAGCTGTTAACGAATTGTTTGGTGGGAAGTTGCCGGCATCGGAGTTGGTGCTCGCCGGACTTGAATCCGAGGCGAAAGTGTCGGGTTATCATGCTGATAATATTGCTCCGGCTATAATGGGTGGGTTTGTGTTAGTAAGGAGCTATGATCCGTTGGAGTTGATTTCTTTAAAGTTTCCAAATGATAAGAATTTGTGTTTCGTGTTGGTGAATCCCGAATTCGAAGCGCCCACGAAGAAGATGCGGGCGGCCTTGCCAACGGAGATATCAATGTCGCAACATATATGGAACAGTAGTCAGGCGGGTGCGTTGGTGGCGGCTGTGTTGCAGGGGGATTTGGTTGGGTTGGGAAAGGCGTTGTCGAACGATAAGATTGTGGAGCCGAAGCGGGCGCCTTTGATTCCGGGGATGGAGGAGGTGAAGAGGGCTGCGTTGGAGGCGGGGGCGTTTGGGTGTACGATTAGTGGGGCGGGGCCCACGGCAGTGGCGATTGTGGATGATGAGGAGAAGGGGAGGGTGATTGGGGAGAAGATGGTGGAGGCGTTTATGGTCGGTGGGAATTTGAAAGCTCAGGCTATGGTTAAGAAGTTGGATAGAGTTGGTGCTAGGCTTGTTAGCAGCAGTTCAAGatga
- the LOC110918677 gene encoding monosaccharide-sensing protein 2 has product MSGAVLVAVAAAVGNLLQGWDNATIAGAVLYIKKEFHLESEPTIEGLIVATSLIGATLVTTCSGGVADWLGRRPMLIISSVLYFLSGLVMLWAPNVYILLLGRLLDGFGIGLAVTLVPVYISETAPPEIRGSLNTLPQFTGSGGMFLSYCMVFGMSLMESPNWRLMLGVLSIPSLVYLFLTIFFLPESPRWLVSKGRMQEAKQVLQRLRGKEDVSGEMALLVEGLGVGGETSIEEFIIAPANDLEQDQDEAAKIKLYGHEAGVSWIARPVTGQSMLGIASRQGSTINPSVPLMDPLVTLFGSVHEKLPDAAGSKGSMLFPHFGSMFSVTGNQAKHEDWDEESVGREGDDYGSDGAGNDSDDNLHSPLISRQTTSVEKDMIQPASHGSILGVRNGSAVQNAAGEQLSSTGIGGGWQLAWQWTEREGQDGQKEGGFKRIYLHQEAGTGSQRGSLISIAGGDMVADGGDVFQAAALVSQPALYSKDLVDQHPVGPAMVHPSEAAMKGPSWRDLFEPGVKHALFVGIGLQILQQFSGINGVLYYTPQILEEAGVGVLLSNLGISSTSSSLLISCITTLLMLPCIAVAMRLMDISGRRTLLLTTIPVLILTLVVLVIGSVIDFGSVVNAAISTASVVIYFCCFVMGFGPIPNILCAEIFPTRVRGLCIAICALTFWICDIIVTYSLPVLLTSIGLSGVFGLYAVVCIISWVFVFLKVPETKGMPLEVITEFFAVGAKQIAASKSN; this is encoded by the exons ATGAGTGGAGCAGTGCttgtggctgttgctgctgctgttggtaaTCTGCTTCAAGGATGGGATAACGCCACTATTGCTG GAGCTGTGTTATACATAAAGAAAGAGTTTCACTTGGAAAGTGAACCAACCATTGAAGGTTTGATTGTGGCTACATCATTAATTGGTGCCACCTTGGTTACAACTTGCTCTGGTGGAGTAGCGGATTGGCTTGGTCGACGGCCCATGCTTATCATATCATCAGTTTTGTATTTTCTCAGCGGTCTAGTTATGCTATGGGCACCCAATGTTTACATCCTTCTTTTGGGTAGATTGTTAGACGGTTTTGGGATCGGGTTGGCGGTCACTCTTGTTCCTGTCTATATATCCGAGACGGCACCTCCTGAAATAAGAGGGTCACTCAATACGTTGCCTCAGTTTACGGGTTCTGGTGGGATGTTTTTGTCGTACTGCATGGTGTTTGGGATGTCATTAATGGAGTCGCCTAACTGGAGGTTGATGCTCGGGGTGCTCTCCATCCCGTCACTCGTTTATCTTTTTCTTACCATATTTTTCTTGCCGGAGTCTCCAAGGTGGCTTGTTAGCAAAGGTAGAATGCAGGAAGCCAAACAGGTTTTGCAGAGGCTACGTGGGAAAGAAGACGTGTCAG GTGAGATGGCTTTACTAGTTGAGGGGCTAGGAGTCGGGGGAGAAACATCAATAGAAGAATTCATAATCGCCCCTGCAAATGATCTCGAACAGGATCAAGACGAAGCTGCGAAAATCAAGCTGTACGGTCACGAAGCAGGGGTCTCGTGGATTGCTCGACCCGTCACCGGACAGAGTATGCTTGGTATTGCATCTCGTCAAGGAAGTACTATAAACCCGAGTGTCCCCCTTATGGATCCACTCGTCACCCTCTTCGGTAGTGTCCACGAGAAGCTTCCGGATGCTGCTGGTAGCAAAGGAAGCATGCTGTTCCCACACTTCGGAAGTATGTTCAGTGTTACTGGAAATCAAGCTAAACACGAGGATTGGGATGAAGAGAGTGTCGGTAGAGAAGGTGATGATTACGGATCCGATGGTGCCGGGAATGATTCTGATGACAACTTGCATTCTCCCTTAATTTCCCGACAAACTACAAGTGTCGAGAAAGACATGATTCAGCCTGCTTCTCATGGCAGTATTCTTGGTGTTAGAAACGGTAGTGCGGTGCAAAACGCAGCAGGAGAACAGTTAAGTAGCACGGGAATCGGAGGCGGTTGGCAGCTCGCGTGGCAATGGACAGAACGAGAAGGGCAAGATGGTCAGAAGGAAGGAGGGTTTAAAAGAATCTATTTGCACCAAGAAGCTGGAACCGGATCTCAACGTGGGTCATTGATTTCTATCGCTGGCGGTGATATGGTGGCAGACGGTGGTGATGTATTCCAGGCTGCAGCGTTGGTTAGTCAGCCTGCACTTTACTCTAAAGATCTTGTGGATCAGCACCCAGTTGGACCGGCTATGGTTCACCCATCTGAAGCCGCAATGAAAGGCCCGAGCTGGAGGGATCTTTTTGAACCAGGAGTTAAGCATGCGTTGTTTGTTGGTATTGGTCTTCAGATACTTCAACAG TTTTCTGGAATCAATGGAGTTCTTTACTACACGCCTCAAATTCTTGAAGAAGCAGGTGTTGGCGTTCTTTTATCAAATTTGGGCATTAGTTCAACGTCATCATCGCTTCTTATTAGTTGCATCACGACTTTACTGATGCTTCCTTGCATTGCTGTAGCGATGAGGCTTATGGACATCTCTGGAAGAAG GACTTTGCTGTTGACTACAATTCCGGTCTTGATTTTGACCCTAGTGGTGTTGGTGATTGGAAGTGTAATAGACTTTGGGAGCGTTGTGAATGCAGCCATCTCAACAGCTAGCGTTGTGATCTATTTTTGTTGTTTCGTGATGGGATTTGGTCCAATCCCCAACATCCTGTGCGCAGAGATTTTCCCAACCAGAGTGCGTGGACTTTGCATAGCCATTTGCGCGCTCACTTTTTGGATCTGTGACATCATCGTGACGTACTCACTGCCCGTATTGCTTACTTCCATTGGTCTCTCGGGAGTTTTTGGACTGTATGCTGTCGTATGCATCATATCGTGGGTGTTTGTGTTCTTGAAGGTGCCTGAAACTAAAGGAATGCCGCTTGAAGTTATCACAGAGTTCTTTGCTGTTGGTGCGAAACAAATTGCTGCATCGAAGAGCAATTGA